In Corylus avellana chromosome ca2, CavTom2PMs-1.0, the following proteins share a genomic window:
- the LOC132170463 gene encoding probable pectinesterase/pectinesterase inhibitor 7 — MASSKLICFITFSSYLLLLPFFVSPSFADSNATSPVSQGTMCKSTPDPSFCKSVLPTKSANVHEYGRYSVRKALSQSGNFLKMVDKYLNHKSSLTISAIRVLEDCRFLAGLNMDFLLTSFQTVSTTNQTLSSWKAEDIQTLLSAILTNQQTCLDGLQATASAWSIKKGLAVPLSNDTKLYSVSLALFTNVWVPKRKKSTTWQPTRKQRGFRHGRLPLKMSGQTRAIYESVSRRKLLQSGSGDEVLVSDIVVVSPDGSGNFSTINDAIAAAPNNSKSSDGYFLIYVTAGVYQEYVSIGKNKKYLMIVGDGINQTIITGNRSVIDGWTTFNSATFAVVAPGFVAVNITIRNTAGAIKHQAVALRNGADLSTFYSCSFEAYQDTLYTHSLRQFYRECDVYGTVDFIFGNAAVVFQNCNLYPRLPMTGQFNAITAQGRTDPNQNTGTSIHNCTIRAADDLALSNGTTQTYLGRPWKEYSRTVYMQTSMGSLVNRAGWMAWNATFALSTLYYAEYNNTGPGSNTTNRVAWPGYQVINATDASNFTAANFLLVDDWLPQAGVPYTGGFM, encoded by the exons atGGCTTCTTCCAAGCTCATCTGTTTCATAACATTTTCATCATATCTCCTTCTGCTTCCCTTCTTTGTCTCCCCATCCTTTGCCGACAGCAATGCAACCAGCCCAGTCTCACAGGGAACAATGTGCAAGTCCACCCCGGATCCTTCCTTCTGCAAATCTGTGCTCCCCACCAAATCCGCCAACGTGCATGAATATGGCAGGTATTCTGTCCGGAAAGCGTTGTCTCAATCAGGCAATTTTCTGAAAATGGTGGACAAATATCTAAACCACAAGTCCTCCCTCACAATATCGGCAATCCGGGTGCTTGAAGATTGCCGGTTCCTCGCCGGACTCAACATGGATTTCCTCTTAACCTCGTTCCAAACAGTTAGCACGACGAATCAAACACTTTCTAGCTGGAAAGCGGAGGACATCCAAACACTACTTAGCGCCATTTTAACCAACCAGCAAACTTGTTTGGATGGCTTGCAAGCCACGGCGTCGGCTTGGAGCATAAAAAAAGGCCTTGCGGTCCCCCTTTCGAATGACACGAAGCTTTATAGTGTCTCTCTTGCTCTCTTCACCAACGTTTGGGTGCCCAAGAGAAAGAAATCCACGACGTGGCAGCCTACTCGGAAACAACGTGGCTTCCGACACGGACGCTTGCCGTTGAAAATGTCTGGCCAGACACGTGCTATTTACGAGTCGGTGAGCCGGAGAAAGCTACTTCAGTCCGGCAGTGGCGACGAGGTTTTGGTGTCTGACATCGTGGTCGTGAGTCCAGATGGAAGTGGAAACTTCTCCACCATCAATGACGCCATAGCTGCGGCTCCGAACAATTCTAAATCCAGCGATGGCTACTTCTTGATCTATGTCACGGCGGGTGTTTACCAAGAGTATGTGTCCATTGGGAAGAACAAGAAGTATTTGATGATTGTAGGAGATGGCATCAATCAGACAATCATCACCGGCAACCGGAGCGTCATTGATGGGTGGACAACTTTCAATTCAGCAACATTTG CTGTGGTGGCGCCGGGGTTTGTGGCCGTGAACATAACAATCCGAAACACAGCCGGCGCAATCAAGCACCAGGCAGTGGCGCTTCGAAACGGGGCTGATTTATCAACATTTTACAGCTGCAGCTTTGAAGCTTACCAAGACACCCTTTACACACATTCTCTCAGGCAATTCTACAGAGAGTGTGACGTATACGGCACCGTCGATTTCATATTCGGTAACGCCGCGGTCGTCTTCCAAAACTGTAACTTATATCCCCGGCTGCCGATGACCGGACAGTTCAACGCCATCACCGCACAAGGTAGGACGGACCCAAATCAGAACACCGGCACATCAATCCATAACTGTACAATTAGAGCCGCCGATGATCTGGCTTTGAGCAATGGGACTACTCAGACGTACTTGGGAAGGCCATGGAAGGAGTATTCGAGAACTGTTTATATGCAGACTTCAATGGGTAGTTTGGTAAATCGTGCTGGTTGGATGGCGTGGAATGCGACTTTCGCGCTGAGCACTTTGTATTATGCTGAGTATAATAACACCGGACCCGGATCGAACACTACGAACAGAGTGGCGTGGCCGGGTTACCAAGTGATTAACGCCACCGACGCCAGTAATTTCACGGCGGCGAACTTCTTGCTAGTTGATGACTGGTTGCCTCAGGCGGGAGTGCCTTACACTGGTGGCTTTATGTGA
- the LOC132170557 gene encoding pectinesterase-like, whose product MYNLRKRSKLLFTLLPISAIVLILLSSVTHLKRSPKTTDIPLIHFHKHIQVAHSTCQGTLYPHICVSTLSSFPDLASKSLPEIISANVNHTMYEVKATSKNCTSLRKKLKNRLDLFQKRSLDDCLELFDDTIAELITTLSDLIPQKSTSTHFHDLQTLLSAAMTDQQTCLDELVYSKAGVGDEIKNSLSKISHHLSNSLVLLKRIPPPAVKTSMSSEVFPEYGGMKHGFPSWVSPKDRKLLQSSVNKTKYDLVVAKDGTGNFTTIGGAVAAAPNSSTTRFVIYIKAGAYFENVEVERKKTNLMFIGDGIGKTVVKASRNVVDGWTTFQSATVAVVGDGFIAKGITIENTAGPSKHQAVALRSGSDLSAFYKCSFVGYQDTLYVYSLRQFYRECDVYGTVDFIFGNAAVVLQNCNLYARKPNENQKNIFTAQGRLDPNQNTGISILNCKVTAAADLIPVKSSFKTYLGRPWKEYSRTVFLRSNIDDLVDPAGWLEWNGTFALSTLYYGEYKNRGPGSNTSARVTWPGYRVINSSTEASQFTVGAFIQGSEWLNSTSIPYFLNLS is encoded by the exons ATGTATAATCTCAGAAAAAGAAGTAAACTCTTGTTTACTCTATTACCCATTTCAGCCATTGTCTTAATCCTACTCTCCTCAGTAACCCATTTGAAAAGGAGCCCCAAAACCACTGATATCCCGCTCATACATTTTCACAAACACATCCAAGTAGCCCACTCAACATGCCAAGGAACACTCTACCCACACATATGCGTCTCAACCCTCTCTTCCTTCCCAGATCTTGCTTCCAAATCACTCCCGGAGATAATCTCAGCCAATGTAAACCACACCATGTACGAGGTGAAAGCAACCTCCAAAAACTGCACCAGCCTCCGAAAGAAGCTCAAGAATCGTCTCGATCTCTTTCAAAAGAGATCTCTCGACGATTGCCTTGAGCTTTTCGACGACACCATTGCCGAGCTTATCACAACTCTCTCCGATCTCATCCCTCAGAAATCAACCTCCACGCATTTCCATGACTTACAAACGTTGTTAAGCGCCGCGATGACCGACCAGCAGACGTGCCTTGACGAGTTGGTTTACAGCAAAGCAGGAGTCGGAGACGAAATCAAGAACAGCTTGTCTAAGATCTCTCACCACCTAAGTAACTCCTTGGTCTTGCTCAAGAGAATCCCGCCTCCGGCGGTTAAAACATCCATGTCGTCCGAGGTTTTCCCCGAGTATGGAGGCATGAAACACGGGTTTCCATCATGGGTTTCTCCGAAAGATCGAAAACTTTTACAATCTTCGGTGAATAAGACCAAATATGACTTGGTGGTGGCTAAGGATGGCACTGGAAATTTCACCACCATTGGTGGGGCAGTGGCTGCAGCTCCAAACTCAAGCACAACCAG GTTTGTGATATACATAAAGGCAGGGGCATATTTTGAGAATGTGGAGGTAGAGAGGAAGAAGACCAATTTGATGTTCATTGGTGATGGGATTGGAAAGACGGTCGTGAAAGCGAGTAGGAATGTGGTGGATGGGTGGACTACATTCCAGTCAGCCACCGTAG CTGTGGTGGGGGATGGATTCATAGCCAAGGGCATAACCATTGAGAACACAGCAGGGCCAAGCAAACATCAAGCCGTGGCCTTAAGGAGCGGCTCAGATTTGTCAGCATTCTACAAATGCAGCTTTGTTGGCTACCAAGACACCCTCTATGTTTATTCCCTCAGACAATTTTACAGAGAATGTGACGTCTACGGCACCGTTGACTTCATCTTTGGCAACGCTGCTGTGGTACTCCAAAACTGCAACTTATATGCCCGCAAACCAAATGAGAACCAAAAGAACATTTTCACTGCACAAGGGAGACTTGACCCCAACCAAAACACTGGGATCTCAATCTTGAACTGCAAAGTCACGGCTGCAGCGGATTTGATTCCTGTCAAATCATCCTTCAAAACGTATCTGGGCCGTCCATGGAAAGAGTACTCTAGGACTGTTTTTCTTAGATCAAACATTGATGATCTGGTGGACCCGGCTGGATGGTTAGAATGGAATGGCACGTTTGCATTGAGCACCCTTTATTATGGGGAGTATAAGAACCGAGGCCCAGGCTCAAATACAAGTGCAAGAGTGACTTGGCCTGGTTATAGGGTCATCAACAGCTCAACCGAGGCAAGCCAGTTTACAGTGGGGGCTTTTATACAGGGAAGTGAGTGGCTGAATTCTACTAGTATTCCTTACTTTCTCAATTTGAGTTGA
- the LOC132169143 gene encoding pectinesterase inhibitor 6-like, whose product MKPFTTFVFLCTLCVAVLPQLIVARPTNVTKLVTQVCAHTAHKDLCVDTLAADPISQGANQTGLALVALRVASQNASDITEHIKVSVNDASLAPAVQQGLSDCMDNYVDAAEQLDDSLAALLAGAHDDLNTWVNVAIADSDSCEKSIKGFKTGMSKKNVMFRMLCENALAIAKAVAVAGN is encoded by the coding sequence atGAAGCCATTTACGACCTTCGTCTTTCTCTGCACGCTGTGCGTCGCCGTTTTGCCTCAGCTAATCGTCGCGCGCCCAACCAATGTGACCAAACTCGTTACTCAAGTCTGCGCCCACACGGCTCACAAGGATCTCTGCGTCGACACCCTTGCGGCCGATCCCATTAGCCAGGGAGCCAACCAGACCGGCCTAGCCTTGGTGGCGCTGAGGGTGGCCTCGCAGAATGCCTCCGACATAACCGAACACATAAAGGTGTCGGTCAACGACGCGAGTTTGGCGCCTGCGGTTCAGCAGGGCCTGTCGGACTGCATGGACAATTACGTGGACGCGGCTGAGCAGCTCGATGACTCGCTTGCCGCCTTGCTGGCGGGTGCCCACGATGATTTGAATACTTGGGTGAATGTAGCCATTGCTGATTCTGATTCATGCGAGAAATCCATCAAGGGATTCAAAACCGGGAtgtctaagaaaaatgttatgttTCGCATGTTATGCGAGAATGCCTTGGCCATCGCCAAGGCCGTCGCCGTCGCCGGAAACTGa
- the LOC132170465 gene encoding protein SENESCENCE-ASSOCIATED GENE 21, mitochondrial-like, whose amino-acid sequence MARSLSNAKVLSALVAEGFSTAINRRGYAAGSQGMVASVARGGSGSRMGKKPGEEGVGSTEKVAWVPDPVTGYYKPENRVDEIDVAELRAVLLNNKH is encoded by the exons ATGGCTCGCTCTCTCTCCAACGCGAAGGTTCTCTCTGCTCTCGTCGCCGAAGGATTCTCTACTGCTATCAACAG ACGTGGATACGCGGCGGGGTCACAAGGAATGGTTGCGAGCGTGGCAAGAGGAGGTTCAGGTTCGAGGATGGGGAAGAAGCCCGGGGAAGAGGGAGTGGGCTCCACCGAGAAGGTCGCATGGGTCCCTGATCCTGTGACCGGCTACTACAAACCCGAGAACCGCGTTGACGAGATCGACGTGGCGGAGCTTCGTGCAGTGCTCTTGAACAACAAGCACTAA